The following are from one region of the Sporichthyaceae bacterium genome:
- a CDS encoding antibiotic biosynthesis monooxygenase, with product MSVTVTVLFPTKAEESDNFWNALVSVLPETRAYAGCISVTTHRDLDDASRILLIEVWESREHQQKYLSWRVETGLMDAIGPMLAGPPGFSTYSNPGA from the coding sequence ATGTCAGTCACGGTGACCGTGCTTTTCCCCACCAAGGCCGAGGAGTCGGACAACTTCTGGAACGCGCTGGTCTCGGTACTGCCGGAGACCCGGGCGTATGCCGGCTGCATCAGCGTCACCACCCACCGGGACCTGGACGACGCGAGCAGAATCCTGCTGATCGAGGTCTGGGAGAGCCGCGAGCACCAACAGAAATACCTGTCCTGGCGGGTGGAGACCGGCCTGATGGACGCCATCGGGCCGATGCTCGCCGGGCCCCCGGGGTTCAGCACGTACTCCAACCCCGGGGCGTGA
- a CDS encoding phosphotransferase family protein gives MDGQGLGAGPVTDTEVLVGGTQNILLKFTRDDRGYVLRRPPVHKRGNSDETMRREARVLAALAGSEVPHPGLIAACATEEVLGAAFYLMEPVEGVNPSEDLPERLTYDQDWQTALGLSMVDGLAALSRVDLAARGLADFGRSDGWLERQVPRWRKQLDSYAALPNYPGPSLPHVDEVGGWLEEHRPEMAHLGLLHGDVHFANVIIKRDAPELVAFVDWELATVGDPLLDLGHMISTWPGRPATVARVEIPGLPGPDVLIERYAQQSGRDVSDIEWYIVLACYRLGIILEGSYARMLAGQATQEVGERLGRIARELFGQAHEITGRPGPRPATGV, from the coding sequence ATGGACGGTCAGGGCCTCGGTGCAGGCCCCGTCACCGACACCGAGGTCCTCGTCGGCGGCACCCAGAACATCCTGCTCAAATTCACGCGCGACGACCGCGGCTACGTCCTGCGCCGCCCGCCGGTCCACAAGCGCGGCAACAGTGACGAGACGATGCGCCGCGAGGCCCGCGTACTGGCTGCGCTGGCAGGCAGCGAGGTCCCGCACCCCGGGCTGATCGCGGCCTGTGCGACGGAGGAAGTCCTCGGCGCCGCGTTCTACCTGATGGAACCCGTCGAGGGCGTGAACCCCTCCGAGGATCTCCCCGAGCGCCTGACCTACGACCAGGACTGGCAGACCGCGCTCGGCCTGTCGATGGTCGACGGCCTCGCGGCGTTGAGCCGGGTCGACCTGGCAGCGCGTGGACTGGCCGACTTCGGCCGCTCCGACGGCTGGCTGGAGCGGCAGGTCCCGCGCTGGCGCAAGCAGCTCGACTCCTACGCCGCGCTGCCGAACTACCCGGGTCCGTCCCTCCCGCACGTCGACGAGGTCGGCGGATGGCTCGAGGAGCACCGGCCCGAAATGGCGCACCTCGGTCTGCTGCACGGCGACGTCCACTTCGCGAACGTGATCATCAAGCGTGACGCCCCGGAGCTCGTGGCATTCGTCGACTGGGAGCTGGCTACCGTCGGCGACCCGCTGCTCGACCTAGGCCACATGATCTCGACCTGGCCGGGCCGCCCCGCCACCGTCGCCCGCGTCGAGATCCCCGGGCTGCCCGGCCCGGACGTCCTCATCGAGCGCTACGCCCAGCAGTCCGGCCGCGACGTGAGCGACATCGAGTGGTACATCGTCCTGGCCTGCTATCGCCTCGGAATCATCCTCGAGGGTTCCTACGCCCGGATGCTCGCCGGCCAGGCCACGCAGGAAGTCGGCGAACGCCTGGGCCGGATCGCCCGTGAGCTGTTCGGCCAGGCGCACGAGATCACCGGCCGGCCCGGGCCGCGTCCCGCGACCGGTGTCTGA
- a CDS encoding SDR family oxidoreductase produces MAEVVASLAGRVAVVTGGTRGLGYEIARAFAEHGADVVVASRKPEACVAVAQDLSGRTGRRVLGVPAHVGRWEDCDHLAEAAYAAFGRVDVLVNNAGMSPLYPSLDQVGEDLFDKVIAVNLKGPFRLASLIGTRMVAAGAGSIINISSVAAVQPSAVELPYAMAKAGLNNMTVAMAREFAPTVRVNTIMPGMFMTDISNAWDPLEVERRFRENVPAGRGGQPHEIVGAALYLASDASSYTTGSVIKVDGGMAWAAG; encoded by the coding sequence GTGGCGGAAGTAGTGGCATCGCTGGCGGGGCGCGTCGCTGTGGTCACCGGTGGTACTCGCGGCCTCGGCTACGAGATCGCCCGCGCGTTCGCCGAGCACGGCGCCGACGTCGTGGTCGCTTCGCGTAAGCCCGAGGCCTGCGTTGCCGTCGCGCAGGACCTGTCGGGGAGGACCGGCCGCCGCGTCCTGGGCGTACCCGCGCACGTCGGACGGTGGGAGGACTGCGACCACCTCGCCGAGGCTGCCTACGCCGCGTTCGGCCGCGTCGACGTCCTCGTCAACAACGCCGGCATGTCGCCGCTGTACCCCTCGCTCGACCAGGTCGGCGAGGACCTCTTCGACAAGGTGATCGCGGTCAATCTCAAGGGCCCGTTCCGACTCGCCTCGCTCATCGGGACGCGGATGGTCGCGGCCGGTGCCGGCTCGATCATCAACATCAGCAGTGTCGCAGCCGTCCAGCCGAGCGCGGTGGAACTGCCCTACGCGATGGCCAAGGCCGGCCTCAACAACATGACGGTCGCGATGGCCCGCGAGTTCGCCCCCACGGTGCGCGTGAACACGATCATGCCGGGCATGTTCATGACCGACATCTCGAACGCGTGGGATCCCCTCGAGGTCGAGCGCCGCTTCCGCGAGAACGTCCCGGCGGGCCGCGGCGGGCAGCCCCACGAGATCGTCGGCGCCGCGCTCTACCTCGCGAGCGACGCGTCGAGCTACACCACCGGTTCGGTGATCAAGGTGGACGGCGGCATGGCCTGGGCCGCGGGCTGA
- a CDS encoding acyl-CoA dehydrogenase family protein, which produces MTTSRIAESVPKSPGLTERVIDLKGRMLEFIDGEVFPAERVVEEGGEAGRNALAELRAKAQRLGLWALGHPVDLGGGGLSFMEFVHLNEIIGRSEIGMLAVGSMTQHDTVMWRRYGTAEQKKRWLDPLVAGEYQWIGIGLTEPEVAGSDPTLMQTTAVLDGEQWVINGHKWFTSWASASPAVLVWAKTDPDAKPHRQFSAIIVPVDTPGYTHVRDIRTMGHATGRHGEIRLENVRVPKENLFGPRGEAFAIAQTRLGPGRIFHCMRWLGQMQRAFELMVDRARTRYAHGSYLHEKGEIRRYIAESAADIQAHRLMTLEAARVVDEGGDDRVAISLIKFRGAQYLHDVIDRAIQVHGAAGVTEDFPLEKMYREARYARIYDGPDEVHRMVVARTLTRDGAVAPWRK; this is translated from the coding sequence ATGACGACTTCCCGGATCGCGGAGTCCGTACCGAAGAGCCCTGGCCTGACCGAGCGGGTGATCGACCTGAAGGGTCGGATGCTCGAGTTCATCGACGGGGAGGTCTTTCCCGCCGAGCGGGTGGTCGAGGAGGGTGGCGAGGCCGGGCGCAACGCGCTCGCGGAGCTTCGGGCCAAGGCGCAGCGCCTTGGCCTGTGGGCACTGGGTCACCCCGTGGATCTGGGCGGCGGCGGGCTGTCGTTCATGGAGTTCGTCCACCTGAACGAGATCATCGGCCGGTCCGAGATCGGGATGCTCGCCGTCGGGTCGATGACCCAGCACGACACCGTGATGTGGCGCCGCTACGGCACGGCGGAGCAGAAGAAGCGCTGGCTCGACCCGCTGGTGGCGGGGGAGTACCAGTGGATCGGGATCGGGCTCACCGAGCCGGAGGTAGCCGGCTCGGACCCGACGTTGATGCAGACCACCGCCGTACTCGACGGCGAACAGTGGGTCATCAACGGCCACAAGTGGTTCACCTCGTGGGCGAGCGCTTCGCCGGCGGTGCTGGTGTGGGCCAAAACCGACCCTGACGCGAAGCCGCACCGGCAGTTCTCCGCGATCATCGTCCCGGTCGACACCCCCGGGTACACGCACGTGCGCGACATCCGCACGATGGGCCACGCCACCGGCCGGCACGGCGAGATCCGCCTGGAGAACGTGCGCGTCCCGAAGGAAAACCTGTTCGGCCCGCGAGGCGAGGCCTTCGCGATCGCGCAGACCCGCCTGGGCCCGGGGCGCATCTTCCACTGCATGCGCTGGCTCGGTCAGATGCAGCGCGCCTTCGAGCTGATGGTGGACCGCGCCCGCACCCGTTATGCCCACGGCTCCTACCTGCACGAGAAGGGCGAGATCCGCCGGTACATCGCCGAGTCCGCCGCCGACATCCAGGCCCATCGACTGATGACGCTCGAGGCTGCGCGAGTGGTCGACGAAGGCGGCGACGACCGGGTCGCGATCTCGCTGATCAAGTTCCGCGGTGCGCAGTATCTGCACGACGTCATCGACCGCGCGATCCAGGTCCACGGCGCCGCGGGCGTCACGGAGGACTTCCCGCTGGAGAAGATGTACCGCGAGGCCCGCTACGCGAGGATCTACGACGGGCCTGACGAGGTGCACCGCATGGTCGTCGCACGGACCCTCACCAGGGACGGAGCCGTCGCGCCGTGGCGGAAGTAG